One segment of Candidatus Neomarinimicrobiota bacterium DNA contains the following:
- a CDS encoding PorV/PorQ family protein: MQNKSLMLILLILFTVTVTPGETFAPVGTVVGQFMEIGMGAKGAGMGEAYTTGASGAEAVFWNPAGLVDGGKNQLFVTQTQWPADMAFGGAALSMSLGNVGTFAVSSIYLMTDDMEITSLDAPNGTGEFFSLSNYTLGLSYARYLTDHVSVGLTGKLVREEYLDHGYSAWSLDLGSIYRTGFHGLKLGMSIMHFGPEIRFSGDYIDYSDQQSYLPVPQVPKEFEKYSLPVMFRFGTSANLMDKTEHRLTVAGDMIHPNNNLEQYNLGFEYAFREMVSLRGGYKFAADEGGLTLGAGLRMALMDWTTLCIDYAYSDLGLLTSSHRFSLGISF, encoded by the coding sequence ATGCAAAATAAATCGTTGATGCTTATCCTGCTGATTTTGTTCACGGTAACGGTGACTCCGGGTGAAACCTTCGCACCTGTGGGAACTGTCGTGGGACAATTTATGGAAATCGGCATGGGTGCAAAGGGAGCCGGTATGGGTGAAGCCTATACAACCGGTGCTTCCGGGGCCGAAGCCGTTTTCTGGAATCCTGCCGGACTGGTGGACGGAGGAAAAAATCAACTCTTCGTTACCCAAACCCAATGGCCGGCGGATATGGCTTTCGGAGGAGCGGCTCTGTCCATGAGCCTTGGAAATGTGGGAACGTTCGCAGTCAGCTCCATCTATCTGATGACAGATGATATGGAAATCACCTCTTTGGATGCCCCCAACGGAACGGGAGAATTTTTCTCATTGTCCAACTATACGCTGGGACTCTCCTATGCCCGTTATCTCACAGATCACGTTTCTGTAGGATTAACCGGGAAACTGGTTCGTGAAGAGTATCTGGACCATGGTTACAGTGCCTGGTCCCTGGATTTGGGATCCATTTACCGGACCGGTTTTCACGGACTGAAATTGGGAATGTCGATTATGCACTTCGGCCCGGAAATCCGTTTCAGCGGGGATTACATCGATTATTCCGATCAGCAGTCTTATCTGCCCGTTCCCCAGGTTCCCAAAGAATTTGAGAAATACTCTCTTCCGGTGATGTTTCGTTTTGGCACAAGTGCCAATCTGATGGATAAAACAGAACACAGATTGACGGTTGCAGGGGATATGATTCATCCTAACAACAACCTGGAACAGTACAATCTGGGGTTTGAATATGCTTTTCGGGAAATGGTGTCCCTCCGGGGCGGTTATAAATTTGCTGCAGATGAAGGCGGACTCACCCTGGGTGCCGGACTCCGGATGGCGTTGATGGATTGGACAACCCTCTGTATTGATTATGCATATTCTGATTTGGGACTGCTAACCAGCAGTCACCGGTTTTCGCTGGGTATATCCTTTTAA
- a CDS encoding TonB-dependent receptor, whose amino-acid sequence MAWASTAGKIVGTVTDAGTGQPLAGVNVFLEGTTMGAATDENGFYVILNVPPGDYTIRSSMIGYAPVTVQDIQVSMGLTTTIDFQMTTEALRTGEVIVVAERPLLKKDEFTSRHSVSSEDITMQPIENFRDIARNQAGVVGNNFRGGRSGEVLVLVDGIPVRDPAGKYSGDLGGFTANIPEQSIQELEVTLGGFSAEYGNVQSGVLNLAMKEGSSKLKGLFKVTTTSLGTAVNEALMGERETWLGTYDVHTRYDSLTGGGVDTVHVDSLLYGTKYQHKLEQLYQFSLSGPIPFTEKIFEGPATFFVSADVTDRSQSYMINQNSYSNNFQGKLTFKPTKNTKLAIGGLYSSSEWDQFYLPASKYGPEGDYPIQKYEYTEADDSLLVIYNYVNNPNDYSDEQGKITPVSLDSVNGRVYDKIQEYYVGGMQDYLWNYAKESNNMYLVWTHTLSSKTYYELRFQNFFSQYHYATPDVDDRDGDGDTEEDLEWDVSKEGPHPIYREREDNYWWIRGDDPGYRHQESVSRTLKGDLVSQVTRNHLVKTGFELNLHESDVENISWTLGPSFPRKDKWNENTIDLGIYTQDKMEFEGLIALIGLRYDYFNPNGWGDPIYYPSNFEEPFSTLDSLGTPVLNDPVSPDPHHQLSPRLGISHPITDRTVLHFTYGHYFQRPDAYFLYRNHTYTGLTKAGNWVGNPNLKPEKTVAYDIGLEHLFTPDLKASVTGYVKDVTNLIDNYKFVLRKLQGTEVRIFQNADYANIKGLEFALQKRLNDGWGFSANYTFSVAKGRSTSYTEGAGEYDSAKRMNILGYDQTHTVNATLTLASSKKFNALLRNWRANLLFKYGSGLPYTSYNSSVPNDARMPWTANLDLRINRTFDVGFADLQVFMDVFNLMNRQNVDWIGNARYYELYDDPSIIRYNELSGEMTRSPQVYSNERQFRFGMSVQF is encoded by the coding sequence TCGGGACAGTCACAGATGCCGGTACGGGGCAGCCCCTGGCCGGGGTGAATGTCTTTCTGGAAGGTACCACCATGGGGGCAGCAACAGACGAGAACGGATTTTATGTAATTCTGAACGTTCCGCCGGGCGACTATACAATTCGCTCGTCCATGATCGGATATGCACCTGTAACTGTTCAGGATATCCAGGTGAGCATGGGACTTACAACAACCATTGATTTTCAAATGACGACCGAAGCGCTGAGAACAGGTGAGGTTATCGTTGTTGCGGAGCGTCCCCTGTTGAAGAAAGATGAATTCACGTCCCGCCACTCGGTATCCAGTGAAGATATCACCATGCAACCCATTGAAAATTTCCGTGATATTGCCCGTAATCAGGCCGGTGTGGTCGGTAACAATTTCCGGGGAGGCCGAAGCGGTGAAGTGCTGGTCCTGGTTGACGGAATCCCCGTACGGGATCCTGCCGGTAAATACTCCGGTGATCTTGGTGGTTTTACGGCGAATATCCCTGAACAGAGTATTCAGGAACTGGAAGTAACTCTTGGTGGTTTCAGTGCCGAATACGGTAATGTACAGTCCGGTGTTCTCAATCTGGCAATGAAAGAAGGGAGCTCAAAACTCAAAGGCCTTTTTAAAGTGACGACTACAAGTCTTGGTACGGCCGTCAATGAAGCCCTGATGGGTGAACGGGAGACATGGCTGGGAACCTATGATGTTCATACCCGTTATGATTCACTGACCGGTGGTGGCGTAGATACGGTCCATGTGGATTCTCTCCTCTATGGAACCAAATACCAGCATAAGCTGGAACAACTGTATCAGTTCAGCCTGAGTGGTCCCATTCCCTTTACGGAAAAAATATTTGAAGGTCCCGCAACCTTTTTTGTCTCAGCCGACGTAACTGACCGAAGCCAGAGCTATATGATAAACCAAAATTCCTACAGCAATAATTTTCAGGGGAAACTCACATTCAAACCCACTAAAAATACAAAACTGGCAATTGGCGGTCTTTATTCTTCCTCAGAATGGGATCAGTTCTATCTTCCTGCTTCCAAATATGGACCGGAAGGTGATTATCCTATTCAAAAGTATGAATATACTGAAGCAGACGACAGCCTGTTGGTAATCTATAATTATGTGAACAATCCCAACGACTATAGCGACGAACAAGGGAAAATCACGCCTGTCAGTCTTGATTCCGTCAATGGGAGGGTGTATGATAAAATTCAGGAATACTATGTGGGCGGCATGCAGGACTACCTGTGGAATTATGCCAAAGAGAGCAACAACATGTATCTCGTATGGACCCATACTCTGAGTTCTAAAACATATTATGAACTCCGTTTTCAGAATTTCTTTTCCCAATATCATTATGCCACACCGGACGTAGATGACCGGGATGGAGACGGTGATACGGAAGAGGATCTGGAATGGGATGTCAGTAAAGAAGGCCCTCATCCCATCTACCGGGAAAGGGAAGATAATTACTGGTGGATTCGCGGTGATGATCCGGGATACAGACACCAGGAATCGGTTTCCCGGACTCTCAAAGGGGACCTTGTAAGCCAGGTAACCCGCAACCATCTGGTTAAGACCGGATTTGAACTCAATCTCCATGAGTCCGATGTCGAAAATATCAGTTGGACCCTGGGTCCCTCGTTTCCCCGGAAAGATAAGTGGAATGAAAATACCATCGATCTGGGAATCTATACCCAGGATAAGATGGAATTTGAAGGATTGATCGCCCTTATCGGTCTGCGCTATGATTATTTCAATCCCAATGGATGGGGTGACCCGATTTATTATCCCTCGAATTTCGAAGAACCTTTCTCAACATTGGATTCACTTGGCACGCCCGTCCTTAATGATCCCGTATCTCCCGATCCCCATCATCAGCTGAGTCCCAGACTGGGTATATCTCACCCCATCACGGACAGGACGGTTCTGCATTTTACATACGGCCACTATTTCCAGCGTCCTGACGCCTACTTTCTCTACAGAAATCACACGTATACCGGCTTGACAAAAGCAGGTAACTGGGTGGGAAATCCCAATTTGAAACCCGAGAAAACAGTCGCTTATGATATCGGCCTTGAACACCTGTTTACACCGGATTTGAAAGCCTCAGTGACCGGTTATGTGAAGGACGTGACCAATCTGATTGATAATTACAAGTTCGTTCTGCGGAAATTGCAGGGGACTGAAGTGCGGATTTTTCAGAATGCCGATTATGCAAACATCAAGGGACTTGAATTTGCTCTTCAGAAAAGACTGAATGATGGTTGGGGTTTTAGTGCCAACTACACCTTTTCTGTCGCGAAGGGACGGAGTACATCCTATACGGAAGGTGCCGGTGAGTACGACAGTGCTAAGCGAATGAATATCCTCGGGTATGATCAGACACACACCGTAAATGCGACACTGACGTTGGCGTCTTCGAAAAAATTTAATGCCCTTCTCAGAAACTGGCGGGCAAACCTGCTCTTTAAATACGGCAGCGGTCTGCCATATACATCCTATAACTCCAGTGTTCCCAACGATGCCAGAATGCCCTGGACTGCAAACCTGGATTTGCGCATCAACCGGACATTCGATGTCGGTTTTGCCGATTTACAGGTCTTTATGGATGTGTTCAACCTGATGAACAGGCAAAATGTGGACTGGATAGGCAACGCCAGGTATTATGAGCTATATGATGATCCGTCAATCATCCGGTATAATGAGCTCTCCGGCGAAATGACCCGGAGTCCGCAGGTCTATAGTAATGAACGGCAATTCCGTTTTGGAATGTCCGTCCAGTTTTGA
- a CDS encoding VCBS repeat-containing protein, with amino-acid sequence MKRIVSVVILALFVTTSLFAIDFSRVQEISMPDSALNNGGTGDMVAGEDVDGDGKREIYLVNDNWNDTADELVPRIYKLENNGTDWEVVWSAVAPVDAQNTWPPLLLDDLDGDGKMELIWSVVNNFSTETNPYRILIYEHQGGDSDLFGVDDGAGGYAPNAAWTIVDQDNVNLRIFDMDIADIKGDGVKRIIFADRKGNDSGYNFGVITVSDVPDAGDGSETWEIEATPHDFTYGGDNKWDVAVIEPSFYTFDEVVISKTTWNGSDWEYSELSPLPGGISFRAVQTADIDKDGTKEAITGEYYYGDNTRHLWLLQEEADTLKRTALFDIGTEPYLNGGRLCGGSHGDIDADGNLDFVFGSRYSGPPNAMIFFLSHKGGDITSPDNWELSFVDTAYGDAGFWDVIDVANMDDDEYLEVVYTSSVPYDEGVAPFVDHISYPIIVMDPQIANSIDQNNPLLPFAYTLEQNFPNPFNPSTTLSINIPTAEHVKLAIYDITGKEVKVLVNSHLNAGKHSFVWDGTDMNGRKVASGSYIYRMKAGNVVKVRNMTLLK; translated from the coding sequence ATGAAACGAATTGTTAGCGTAGTGATCCTGGCTCTTTTCGTGACAACCTCCCTTTTCGCAATTGATTTTTCCCGTGTGCAGGAAATTTCAATGCCCGATTCGGCATTGAACAATGGTGGTACAGGGGATATGGTTGCCGGAGAGGATGTTGATGGAGATGGTAAACGAGAAATTTACCTCGTGAATGATAACTGGAATGACACAGCAGATGAGCTGGTACCACGTATTTACAAACTGGAAAATAATGGAACAGACTGGGAAGTCGTCTGGAGTGCAGTGGCTCCTGTAGATGCCCAGAATACCTGGCCACCGCTTCTGTTGGATGATTTAGATGGTGATGGTAAAATGGAACTCATCTGGTCAGTTGTCAATAATTTCTCGACAGAAACGAATCCATACAGAATTCTGATTTACGAACATCAAGGGGGTGATTCGGATCTGTTCGGTGTTGACGACGGAGCAGGCGGTTATGCCCCGAATGCAGCCTGGACTATCGTGGATCAGGATAATGTGAACCTCCGCATTTTTGATATGGACATTGCAGATATCAAAGGAGATGGTGTCAAGCGGATCATCTTTGCCGACCGTAAAGGAAACGACAGTGGATACAATTTTGGTGTTATCACAGTCAGTGATGTTCCGGATGCGGGAGATGGCTCAGAAACTTGGGAAATCGAAGCGACACCTCATGATTTCACCTACGGTGGAGATAATAAATGGGATGTGGCTGTGATTGAACCATCCTTCTATACGTTTGACGAAGTGGTGATCAGTAAGACAACCTGGAATGGTAGTGACTGGGAATATTCCGAATTATCTCCCTTGCCGGGTGGTATTTCCTTCCGGGCTGTACAAACGGCAGATATCGATAAGGATGGGACAAAAGAAGCCATTACCGGTGAGTATTATTACGGAGATAATACCCGTCACCTCTGGCTTCTTCAGGAAGAAGCAGATACATTGAAAAGGACTGCACTTTTTGATATAGGTACAGAACCTTATCTTAACGGTGGACGTCTGTGTGGTGGTTCACACGGTGATATTGATGCAGATGGAAATCTGGACTTTGTGTTCGGTTCCAGATATTCCGGTCCGCCCAATGCCATGATTTTCTTTCTCTCTCATAAAGGCGGAGATATTACATCCCCCGATAATTGGGAACTTTCATTTGTCGATACAGCCTATGGTGACGCCGGCTTTTGGGATGTGATTGATGTGGCCAATATGGACGATGATGAATACCTTGAAGTTGTCTATACATCAAGTGTGCCCTATGATGAAGGTGTGGCGCCCTTTGTCGATCATATCTCTTATCCCATTATTGTCATGGATCCGCAAATTGCAAACAGTATCGATCAAAACAATCCCTTACTGCCTTTTGCCTATACACTTGAACAAAACTTCCCCAACCCCTTCAACCCGTCCACCACGTTATCCATTAATATTCCAACAGCTGAACACGTGAAACTTGCTATCTATGACATTACCGGAAAAGAAGTGAAAGTACTGGTTAATTCACATCTGAATGCAGGAAAACATTCCTTTGTTTGGGATGGAACCGATATGAACGGCAGAAAAGTAGCATCCGGATCTTACATTTATCGGATGAAAGCAGGCAATGTCGTAAAAGTTCGGAATATGACACTGCTGAAATAA